A genomic segment from Rickettsia endosymbiont of Lasioglossum villosulum encodes:
- a CDS encoding IscS subfamily cysteine desulfurase — protein MNTQLNNLILPIYMDYQATTPLDPRVMEAMLPYFTTKFGNPHSRSHSFGWEAENAVEEARGNIAKLIGAEAKEIIFTSGATESNNLAIKGIAKFYGNKKNHIITVVSEHKCVLDACRHLEQEVVKVTYLPIKPNGIIDLEVLKNAITDQTMLVSVMAVNNEIGVIQPLKEIGKICREKGVFFHSDIAQGFGKVPIDVNECNIDLASISGHKIYGPKGIGALYVRKKPRVRITPLINGGGQERGMRSGTLPTPLIVGLGTAANIAYNEMEKDTKHVNHLFDKFLGAINSQISEVYLNGDKDQRYKGNLNLSFAGVEGESIILAIKDLAVSSGSACTSASLEPSYVLRSMGVDEELAHTSIRFGIGRFTTEQEIDYAVKLICSKINKLRDLSPLWEIMQEGIDLKKIKWAVH, from the coding sequence ATGAACACACAATTAAACAATTTAATCCTGCCGATATATATGGATTATCAGGCAACGACCCCGCTAGATCCACGTGTGATGGAAGCGATGTTGCCATATTTTACTACCAAATTTGGCAATCCTCATTCACGTAGTCATTCTTTTGGTTGGGAAGCTGAAAACGCTGTAGAAGAGGCAAGAGGTAATATTGCAAAGCTAATAGGGGCTGAGGCTAAGGAAATAATCTTTACATCCGGTGCGACTGAGTCCAATAACCTTGCTATAAAAGGTATAGCAAAATTCTATGGCAATAAAAAGAACCATATTATTACAGTAGTTAGTGAACATAAATGCGTCCTTGATGCTTGCAGGCATTTAGAGCAGGAAGTGGTAAAAGTCACCTACTTACCAATCAAACCTAACGGAATAATCGATTTAGAGGTTTTAAAAAATGCTATAACCGATCAGACTATGCTTGTATCAGTTATGGCGGTGAATAACGAAATAGGTGTGATTCAGCCCTTAAAGGAAATTGGAAAAATTTGTCGTGAGAAAGGTGTTTTCTTTCATTCTGATATTGCTCAAGGGTTTGGTAAAGTTCCAATTGATGTTAATGAGTGCAATATTGACCTTGCAAGTATCTCAGGGCATAAAATTTATGGTCCAAAAGGCATAGGTGCTTTGTATGTTAGAAAAAAACCTCGTGTGCGTATTACTCCGCTAATAAATGGTGGTGGTCAAGAGCGTGGTATGCGTTCCGGTACGCTGCCAACCCCACTAATAGTAGGGCTTGGCACGGCTGCTAATATCGCTTATAATGAGATGGAAAAAGATACTAAGCATGTAAATCACTTATTTGATAAGTTTTTAGGTGCTATAAATAGTCAAATTTCGGAAGTTTACCTAAATGGTGATAAAGATCAAAGATATAAAGGCAACTTGAATTTAAGCTTTGCAGGTGTCGAGGGAGAATCAATTATCCTTGCTATTAAAGATTTAGCTGTTTCTTCTGGTTCGGCTTGTACTTCAGCCTCGCTTGAACCATCTTACGTGTTACGTTCTATGGGAGTTGATGAGGAACTTGCTCATACTTCGATTAGATTTGGCATAGGTAGATTCACTACTGAGCAGGAAATAGATTATGCAGTAAAGTTAATATGCTCAAAAATCAATAAGCTACGGGACTTAAGCCCGCTTTGGGAAATAATGCAAGAGGGGATTGATCTAAAGAAAATTAAATGGGCTGTGCATTGA
- a CDS encoding cysteine desulfurase family protein — translation MIYLDHNSTTSIAPKVKEYVISLMDKELNSSSAHSSGRFAKNIIETARSQIAAALVISSREYDITFTSSGTESNNLIMKNFYDGDIFISAIEHLSIYNHIKHAPNIKIIRVDKQGVVDLEHLEKLLAQSMASKKLVSVMMANNESGVLQDIAKISEMAKKYETKFHSDLVQSFGKIPTNIKELGLDFATISGHKIGGGLGGAALISTSRFPLTPIIIGGGQEKSVRSGTENVLAIAGFSLAAELMKENIVENHVKLKSLQEVLEKKLKKYQGVNIISENAKRLPNTTLFTVPGTDAQTKLIGFDLRYICVSSGSACSSGKISKSHVLTNMGLDEEEVKSSIRVSFGHNNTIYDIKAFMMAFREIYGCH, via the coding sequence ATGATATATTTAGATCATAACTCTACTACTTCTATTGCACCAAAGGTTAAGGAATATGTAATAAGCTTGATGGATAAGGAGCTTAATTCTTCATCTGCTCATAGCTCAGGTAGGTTTGCTAAGAATATTATAGAAACAGCACGCTCTCAAATAGCAGCAGCTTTAGTAATATCATCTAGAGAATATGATATTACTTTTACTTCTTCAGGAACTGAAAGTAATAATTTAATAATGAAAAATTTTTATGATGGTGATATTTTCATTTCTGCTATTGAACATTTATCGATCTATAACCATATAAAGCATGCTCCGAATATTAAAATTATTAGAGTTGATAAGCAAGGGGTAGTTGATCTTGAACATTTGGAGAAGCTATTAGCCCAAAGTATGGCTTCTAAGAAGTTAGTTTCTGTAATGATGGCTAATAATGAAAGCGGAGTGCTACAAGATATAGCTAAAATAAGTGAAATGGCTAAAAAATATGAGACAAAATTTCATAGCGATTTAGTACAAAGTTTTGGTAAAATACCAACAAATATCAAAGAGTTAGGGTTAGATTTTGCTACAATTTCAGGGCATAAAATAGGAGGTGGACTAGGTGGTGCTGCTTTAATTTCTACTTCTCGCTTTCCGCTTACTCCAATAATTATAGGAGGTGGACAGGAAAAGTCAGTACGTTCAGGCACTGAAAATGTTTTAGCAATTGCAGGATTCAGCTTAGCAGCTGAATTAATGAAAGAAAATATCGTAGAGAACCATGTAAAACTCAAAAGCTTACAAGAAGTTTTAGAGAAAAAACTAAAGAAGTATCAAGGCGTAAATATTATTAGCGAAAACGCAAAGAGATTACCTAATACTACCTTGTTTACTGTGCCAGGTACAGACGCTCAGACAAAACTGATCGGTTTTGATTTGCGTTATATTTGTGTTAGTTCTGGCTCTGCTTGCTCATCAGGTAAAATATCTAAATCGCATGTGCTAACTAATATGGGGCTAGATGAAGAAGAAGTAAAATCATCTATTAGGGTATCGTTTGGGCATAATAATACAATTTATGATATAAAGGCATTTATGATGGCTTTTAGAGAGATATATGGATGTCATTAA
- a CDS encoding MFS transporter, which translates to MSNSAFLIAFFVSIIRYYDYALFGLSAHILAQNFLPRSTHEIQLLGFFALLSAAVVIRPLGSIIFGFIGDRYGRTKSIKISMFISSISTLLIAVTPSFDKIGILATIMLTFCRMIFLASLAGEVDGIKVYVAEKTKNNRKNLGLGVVASCTQIGALLAAMAYYCATNLNIYYLWRINFLIGAIFGLFAILMRDYFKESNEFLHHKNKQSDNIPIFQSLKNSKKSFILALLINGTIGGIYHFLVYFLGVFLAKIAFINPIETEFMNISLIITYGIAAIFAGMLADKINPLKQIIFALLLSLVTAFTMQTLLYQQIFTVICPIILIGLAAFYAVPLQIIVQSLFKTAVRMRLYSLSHSLGGIILSSSTPFFSMLLWQNFKSLWVTFSFFTFLLIILTGAVLALRKTITL; encoded by the coding sequence ATGTCCAATTCAGCTTTTTTGATTGCGTTTTTTGTATCTATAATTCGTTACTACGATTATGCATTATTTGGCTTATCAGCTCACATTTTAGCACAAAATTTTTTACCTAGAAGTACGCATGAAATACAGCTACTTGGCTTTTTTGCACTACTTAGTGCGGCTGTTGTGATCCGTCCTTTAGGCTCTATAATTTTCGGCTTTATCGGTGATAGATACGGACGCACTAAATCCATCAAAATATCAATGTTTATCAGCAGCATTTCTACCTTGCTAATCGCTGTTACCCCTTCCTTTGATAAAATAGGTATTCTTGCTACAATTATGCTTACATTTTGTCGGATGATTTTCCTTGCAAGTTTAGCTGGCGAAGTTGACGGCATAAAAGTTTATGTGGCAGAAAAAACAAAAAATAACCGAAAAAATTTAGGGCTAGGAGTAGTTGCAAGCTGCACTCAAATAGGAGCATTACTTGCTGCTATGGCTTATTATTGTGCGACTAACCTTAATATTTATTATTTGTGGCGAATTAATTTCCTGATCGGTGCTATATTTGGATTATTTGCTATTTTAATGAGAGATTATTTCAAAGAAAGCAACGAATTTTTACATCATAAAAATAAACAATCTGATAATATTCCTATCTTTCAATCTCTAAAAAACTCTAAAAAGTCTTTTATTTTGGCACTACTAATAAATGGTACAATCGGCGGTATATACCATTTTTTAGTATATTTCTTGGGAGTATTTTTAGCAAAAATAGCTTTTATAAACCCTATAGAAACTGAGTTTATGAACATAAGCCTAATTATTACTTACGGGATAGCGGCTATTTTCGCAGGAATGCTTGCTGATAAAATAAATCCTTTAAAACAAATTATATTTGCCTTGCTACTTAGTCTTGTCACAGCTTTTACTATGCAAACTTTATTATATCAGCAAATATTTACTGTTATATGTCCTATTATACTAATTGGGCTTGCCGCATTTTACGCTGTTCCGCTACAAATTATCGTCCAGTCTTTATTTAAAACAGCTGTTAGAATGAGGCTTTATAGCTTATCTCACTCACTTGGTGGTATTATATTATCCTCAAGCACGCCTTTCTTCAGTATGCTACTATGGCAAAACTTTAAATCATTATGGGTAACATTTAGCTTCTTTACTTTCCTACTTATAATACTAACCGGTGCGGTGTTAGCTTTACGCAAAACTATTACACTCTAA
- the ruvA gene encoding Holliday junction branch migration protein RuvA — protein MIGKLSGRIDSSYDDYVIIDVNGVGYRVFASAKTLSKLSEGESYKLFIETHVREDHIHLYGFLSLEEQSFFNLLQSVNGIGTRMALSILSALTPTDIQIAINNEDKNIFKAISGVGAKLAERIVRELSDKVAKISSSSAVIGIKGITPVASSDVIKALINMGFSRFEAQNTVQEIITKNPEISIDELIRTALKNRNSNF, from the coding sequence ATGATTGGTAAATTAAGCGGTAGAATCGACTCAAGCTATGATGATTACGTCATAATTGATGTAAACGGGGTGGGGTATCGAGTTTTTGCTTCCGCTAAAACTTTAAGCAAACTTTCAGAAGGAGAGTCTTATAAACTATTTATCGAGACTCATGTTAGAGAAGATCACATTCATTTATATGGTTTTTTGAGTTTAGAAGAACAAAGCTTTTTTAACTTGCTGCAATCCGTAAATGGTATAGGCACAAGGATGGCTTTGTCTATTTTGTCAGCCCTTACGCCTACTGATATACAAATTGCTATTAATAATGAAGACAAGAATATTTTTAAAGCAATCTCAGGAGTGGGAGCTAAACTAGCCGAACGTATAGTACGTGAATTGAGCGATAAAGTGGCAAAAATATCAAGCTCATCTGCTGTTATTGGAATTAAGGGCATCACGCCGGTAGCAAGTAGTGACGTGATAAAAGCTTTAATAAATATGGGATTCTCAAGATTTGAAGCACAAAATACCGTACAAGAAATTATTACCAAAAATCCTGAAATCTCTATCGATGAATTAATCAGAACCGCACTAAAGAATCGTAACAGTAATTTTTAG
- the lpxC gene encoding UDP-3-O-acyl-N-acetylglucosamine deacetylase, whose protein sequence is MQQVTLSKPVSCYGIGVHSGKRTQLTIEPAKENTGIIFIRTDISSENNYIEAKYFNVSDTLLSTTISNSNKIQVSTIEHIMAALWGCGIDNAVIKIDGPEVPIMDGSSKPFVFMIECAGKKLQNAPKKYLKILKEVTATHKDCELTCTPSDHMKIDLTIDFNSKAIGRQNLVFSKQESFNNNIADARTFGFTKDGDYLQSKGLALGVSFENTIAIDDQDKVLNPDGLRYQDEFVRHKLLDLFGDLYTSGNNIISSINGYKTSHALNNELLQRIFSDNTSHKFVTASEI, encoded by the coding sequence ATGCAGCAAGTTACATTATCAAAGCCCGTAAGCTGTTACGGAATAGGTGTTCACTCTGGGAAACGTACTCAGTTAACTATTGAGCCTGCTAAAGAAAATACAGGTATTATTTTCATAAGAACAGATATATCTTCAGAAAATAATTATATTGAAGCAAAATATTTTAACGTTTCTGACACTTTACTTTCTACTACTATAAGCAATAGCAACAAAATACAAGTCTCAACAATTGAACATATAATGGCTGCATTATGGGGATGCGGAATTGATAATGCTGTTATCAAAATAGATGGTCCTGAAGTTCCTATAATGGATGGCAGTAGCAAACCTTTTGTCTTTATGATTGAGTGTGCTGGGAAAAAGCTACAAAATGCTCCTAAAAAATATTTAAAAATTTTGAAAGAAGTAACAGCTACTCATAAAGATTGCGAGTTAACTTGTACACCTTCTGATCATATGAAAATAGATTTGACTATTGATTTTAATAGTAAAGCTATAGGAAGACAAAATTTAGTCTTTTCAAAGCAAGAATCTTTTAATAATAATATTGCTGATGCTCGTACTTTTGGCTTTACAAAAGATGGTGATTATTTACAGAGTAAGGGACTTGCTCTAGGTGTTTCATTCGAGAATACAATAGCTATAGATGATCAAGATAAAGTCTTAAATCCTGATGGATTACGTTATCAAGATGAATTTGTGCGTCATAAATTATTAGACCTATTTGGCGATTTATATACTTCTGGTAATAACATTATAAGCTCGATTAATGGCTATAAAACTAGTCATGCTCTTAATAACGAGTTATTACAACGAATATTTAGTGATAATACCTCACATAAATTTGTTACTGCTAGCGAGATATAG
- a CDS encoding Holliday junction ATP-dependent DNA helicase RuvA — protein MKKFMKYLFFAFLYIAVTIIVAYMVLAQTIPDDGQCHMVDRPLVIHYILAAIITALPTLVLIYSKKK, from the coding sequence ATGAAAAAATTTATGAAATACTTATTTTTTGCTTTTCTATATATAGCAGTAACAATAATAGTTGCCTATATGGTTTTGGCTCAGACGATTCCAGATGATGGGCAGTGTCATATGGTGGATAGACCACTTGTTATTCATTATATTTTAGCTGCTATTATTACCGCTTTACCAACGTTAGTTTTAATATATAGTAAGAAAAAATAA
- the ruvB gene encoding Holliday junction branch migration DNA helicase RuvB: protein MTNILSPEKNQNDQELPLRPSYLQEFVGQQQIKENLSVFIRAAKSRGEHLDHTLFYGPPGLGKTTLAKIISNEIGGNFKSTSGPAILKAADLAAILTNLEKNDVLFIDEIHRLNTSVEEVLYPAMEDFELDIIIGEGPAARSVKINLPQFTLIGATTRLGLLSNPLRDRFGIPMRLNFYNTEELKKVLNRASKLLDIDLTDSGSEEIARRSRGTPRIALRLLRRIRDFAAVNNQLEIDKEIANFGLNRLEVDIIGLDSNDYRYLKFIADNYNGGPVGIETIAAALSEQRDALEETIEPYLIQIGLLQRTPRGRVITAAAFEHLKIPLPTSSTYQFNIFNDNEQ, encoded by the coding sequence ATGACTAATATATTATCTCCTGAAAAAAATCAGAATGATCAAGAGTTGCCGCTAAGACCGTCATATTTGCAAGAATTTGTTGGACAGCAACAGATTAAGGAAAACCTTTCTGTATTTATTAGGGCAGCTAAATCACGTGGCGAGCATCTTGATCATACTTTATTTTACGGTCCGCCTGGGCTTGGTAAGACTACGCTTGCCAAGATTATTTCTAATGAGATAGGTGGTAATTTCAAATCTACTTCCGGTCCTGCCATACTTAAAGCAGCAGATTTAGCTGCTATTCTCACCAACCTTGAAAAAAATGATGTATTATTTATTGATGAGATTCATCGTTTAAATACTTCGGTTGAAGAGGTTTTATATCCGGCTATGGAAGATTTTGAGCTTGATATAATTATTGGAGAAGGTCCTGCTGCAAGATCGGTAAAAATAAACCTACCACAATTTACGCTTATAGGTGCTACTACCCGTCTTGGTTTGCTTAGTAACCCCTTGCGTGATAGGTTTGGTATTCCTATGCGTTTGAATTTCTATAATACCGAAGAGCTGAAAAAGGTTTTAAACAGAGCAAGTAAATTGCTTGATATTGATTTGACTGATTCAGGTTCAGAAGAAATAGCAAGAAGAAGTAGAGGAACGCCAAGAATCGCCTTAAGGTTGCTACGCCGTATAAGAGATTTCGCGGCGGTTAACAATCAGTTAGAAATAGATAAAGAAATAGCTAATTTTGGTTTAAACCGCTTGGAGGTTGATATTATTGGGCTTGATAGCAATGATTATCGTTATCTCAAATTTATAGCAGATAATTATAATGGTGGACCTGTCGGGATTGAGACAATTGCCGCCGCTCTTTCCGAGCAGCGTGATGCACTTGAGGAAACCATAGAGCCTTATCTAATACAGATAGGTTTACTACAAAGAACACCACGGGGCAGGGTGATAACAGCTGCTGCTTTTGAGCATTTAAAAATTCCACTGCCAACTAGCTCTACTTACCAATTTAATATTTTTAACGACAATGAACAATAA
- the iscU gene encoding Fe-S cluster assembly scaffold IscU has translation MAYSKKVIDHYENPRNVGSLDKEKKNVGTGLVGAPACGDVMKLQIEVDDNGIITDAKFKTFGCGSAIASSSLVTEWVKGRSIDDAEEIKNTEIAKELSLPPVKLHCSLLAEDAIKAAIADYKLKKENKKDS, from the coding sequence ATGGCTTATAGCAAAAAAGTAATAGATCATTATGAGAATCCTCGTAATGTCGGATCGCTTGATAAAGAGAAAAAAAATGTCGGTACGGGCTTAGTCGGAGCTCCAGCATGCGGTGACGTGATGAAGTTACAAATCGAGGTTGACGATAACGGCATTATTACGGATGCAAAATTTAAAACATTTGGCTGTGGTTCAGCTATTGCCTCAAGTTCTTTAGTAACAGAATGGGTAAAAGGTAGATCAATAGACGATGCTGAAGAGATTAAAAACACTGAAATTGCAAAAGAATTATCATTGCCACCGGTAAAACTTCATTGTTCACTTCTTGCTGAAGATGCTATAAAAGCAGCTATAGCTGATTACAAGCTTAAAAAAGAAAATAAAAAAGACTCCTAG
- a CDS encoding iron-sulfur cluster assembly accessory protein translates to MKKNVISLTDSAAKQVQLLIEKRNKPTYGIRVGVKSGGCAGQTYYVEYADNKNQFDEVVEEKGVRILIDPKALMYILGSEMDYVETKFKSQFTFTNPNEKANCGCGKSFSV, encoded by the coding sequence ATGAAGAAAAACGTTATTTCATTAACTGATTCGGCTGCAAAACAAGTGCAATTGCTGATAGAAAAACGTAATAAACCTACATATGGAATTAGAGTAGGGGTTAAGTCAGGCGGTTGTGCTGGTCAAACTTATTATGTTGAATATGCCGATAATAAAAACCAATTTGATGAGGTAGTTGAAGAAAAAGGCGTGCGAATCCTAATCGATCCAAAAGCATTGATGTATATATTAGGCTCTGAAATGGATTATGTAGAAACTAAATTCAAATCCCAATTCACTTTTACCAATCCTAACGAAAAAGCTAATTGTGGTTGCGGTAAGTCTTTTAGCGTATAA
- a CDS encoding Rrf2 family transcriptional regulator, which yields MMLTTKGRYAVMAILEMASNVGDEPITLNEISLKQNISLNYLEQIFSKLKKANLVKAIRGPNGGYILIGKLEEIKISNIMDAVNENFIMTGCYKKSIKNCASSTIKCNSHKLWKGLGKHIRNYFENISVKDALNLNLNI from the coding sequence ATGATGCTAACGACAAAAGGTAGGTATGCCGTAATGGCGATATTAGAGATGGCTTCAAATGTAGGCGATGAGCCTATAACTTTGAATGAAATTTCTTTAAAACAAAATATATCACTTAATTATTTAGAGCAAATATTTTCTAAACTTAAAAAAGCCAATTTAGTTAAGGCTATTAGAGGACCAAACGGAGGATATATTTTAATAGGAAAATTAGAAGAAATAAAAATTTCTAATATTATGGATGCTGTAAATGAGAACTTCATAATGACCGGCTGTTATAAAAAGTCGATAAAAAATTGTGCCTCGAGTACAATAAAATGTAATTCGCATAAATTATGGAAAGGGCTTGGTAAGCACATTAGAAATTATTTTGAAAATATTTCGGTTAAAGATGCTTTAAACCTGAATTTAAATATATGA
- a CDS encoding ATP-binding protein: MINRHITSFVKQSLKDFSAVLIIGARQVGKSTLVKQLCDEGIFKSYITLDDISQLEAATADPHGFIKNASYPLAIDEIQRAPDLLKAIKKSIDEDKKPGRFLLTGSANIFSYPGISESLAGRIDVIHLEGLSLGEILNQNNPSSFISDIFSGSTIHELKDKWTEELKHKPEINTQFLNEYIFYGGFPEIALKKQKRFRERWFSSYQSAYIERDVRNINKFLDVVSFAKLFRLIGLQSSNLLNQKNLGNEIGLDQRTISRYLEILETTFQVNQLTPWFSNTRKRLIKTSKIYMNDSGYASYLHGITTPDLLPKSPYYGAIFETWLWAELRKLLTLTTGIEQTFYRTHLGKEVDFLLHKGDIFCGLECKSTETIQSQHFAGLKDLSEALTSRIMHGIILYNGNEIISFSDKFLAVPLRYII; the protein is encoded by the coding sequence ATGATAAATAGACATATAACATCATTTGTAAAACAATCTTTAAAAGATTTTTCTGCCGTTCTTATCATTGGAGCTAGGCAAGTTGGTAAGTCTACATTAGTAAAGCAGTTGTGTGATGAGGGAATTTTTAAATCCTATATCACTTTAGATGATATTTCGCAATTAGAAGCAGCAACCGCAGACCCTCACGGATTTATAAAAAACGCAAGCTATCCTCTTGCTATTGATGAAATTCAAAGAGCTCCCGATCTTTTAAAAGCTATAAAAAAATCAATAGATGAAGATAAGAAACCAGGGCGTTTTCTTTTAACCGGATCAGCTAATATTTTTTCTTACCCCGGAATATCTGAAAGTCTAGCGGGACGCATTGATGTAATACATCTTGAGGGGTTAAGTTTAGGAGAAATTTTAAATCAAAATAATCCCTCTTCTTTTATATCAGATATTTTTTCCGGCAGCACTATCCATGAATTAAAGGATAAATGGACTGAAGAGCTAAAACATAAACCGGAAATAAATACTCAATTTCTCAATGAATATATTTTTTATGGTGGATTTCCAGAAATCGCACTAAAAAAGCAAAAAAGATTTCGTGAACGTTGGTTCTCTTCTTATCAATCAGCTTATATTGAACGAGATGTACGAAATATAAATAAATTTTTGGATGTCGTTTCTTTTGCTAAGCTTTTTCGTCTGATTGGTTTACAAAGCAGTAATTTATTAAATCAAAAGAATTTAGGTAACGAGATAGGATTAGACCAGAGAACAATATCAAGATATTTAGAGATTTTAGAAACAACTTTTCAGGTAAATCAGTTAACACCTTGGTTTAGTAATACCCGTAAAAGATTAATTAAAACTTCCAAGATTTATATGAATGATTCAGGTTATGCATCATATTTACATGGCATAACAACTCCTGATCTATTACCAAAAAGTCCTTATTACGGAGCAATATTTGAAACATGGTTATGGGCAGAATTAAGGAAGTTATTAACTTTAACTACGGGAATAGAACAAACGTTTTATCGCACACATTTAGGAAAAGAAGTTGATTTTCTTCTACATAAAGGTGATATATTTTGTGGTTTAGAGTGTAAAAGTACGGAAACTATTCAAAGTCAACATTTTGCAGGACTGAAAGATTTATCCGAAGCACTAACCTCGCGAATTATGCATGGCATTATACTTTATAACGGCAATGAAATAATTAGCTTTTCTGACAAATTCCTTGCCGTACCCTTAAGATATATAATTTGA
- a CDS encoding class II aldolase/adducin family protein has translation MNDIKYNLAAAYKIMAYLSMDDHTYTHLSARPKDADFYYIYPFGLRFEEVTEHNFLKVSLDGRILEGEEYQYNKTGYFIHGSIYRTRPDISAIFHYHTPASIAVSALKCGLLPISQWALHFYNRISYHEYNSLILDADKQSDRLVDDLKNYVMLLRNHGVITCGRTIHEAMFYAYHLEQACKTQCLLNSANKQDLIIPSEEICKQTVKDLLSFEEDLGKRDWDAWLRVIKK, from the coding sequence ATGAATGATATAAAATATAACCTAGCAGCTGCTTATAAAATAATGGCATATTTGTCGATGGATGACCATACCTATACCCATCTATCTGCAAGACCTAAAGATGCTGATTTTTATTATATTTACCCTTTCGGGCTTAGATTTGAAGAAGTAACAGAACATAATTTCCTAAAAGTTAGTTTAGATGGCAGAATTTTAGAGGGAGAGGAATATCAATATAATAAGACTGGCTACTTTATTCACGGAAGTATTTATCGAACACGTCCTGATATTTCAGCTATTTTTCATTATCACACTCCAGCAAGTATTGCAGTCTCTGCTTTAAAATGCGGATTACTGCCGATCAGCCAATGGGCGTTACATTTTTACAACAGAATTTCTTATCATGAATATAATTCTTTGATATTAGATGCCGATAAACAAAGCGATAGGCTAGTTGATGACCTCAAAAATTATGTGATGTTACTTCGTAACCATGGCGTTATTACTTGCGGGAGAACAATACATGAAGCTATGTTTTATGCTTATCATTTGGAACAAGCTTGCAAAACACAATGTTTACTAAATTCAGCTAATAAACAAGATCTTATAATACCATCCGAAGAAATATGTAAACAAACTGTAAAAGATTTATTATCATTTGAAGAAGATCTAGGCAAACGTGACTGGGATGCTTGGTTAAGAGTTATAAAAAAATAA